The following are encoded in a window of Paenibacillaceae bacterium GAS479 genomic DNA:
- a CDS encoding topoisomerase-4 subunit B (partial gene), giving the protein MAEHLDLYATESANTAKGPSYDADDIQILEGLTAVRKRPGMYIGSTTNSGLHHLVWEIVDNAVDEHLAKFCTEISVTLHKNGSVTVHDNGRGIPTGMHKSGIPTPQVVFTILHAGGKFGGGGYKKSGGLHGVGASVTNALSEWLEVEIYRDGKIHKQRFEYWVDKKGKEHVGEPVTGLVVTGTTRQTGTKVTFKPDSRVFHGNIALNFDTLGDRLQEIAFLNSGLKVILKDERSGHENVYFYEGGAKQFVEFLNEEKSVLHEAVHFSAEKDEIEVEVALQYNDGYTETIVSFVNSIPTRGGGTHETGFKTAYTRILNDYARRAAMLKEKDKNLEGGDLREGMMCVINIKMSEVEFVGQTKDQLGSSSARSAVDAVVADKMAVFMEENPQVGQMLLKKAIQASKAREAARKAREEIRSGKKRSESSNLGGKLTPAQSKDSTRNELFIVEGDSAGGSA; this is encoded by the coding sequence ATGGCCGAACATCTGGACCTTTACGCAACCGAATCGGCAAATACAGCGAAGGGCCCTTCCTATGATGCGGATGACATCCAGATTCTAGAAGGACTTACCGCAGTACGCAAGCGCCCGGGTATGTACATTGGTAGTACAACGAACTCGGGCCTGCATCACCTGGTATGGGAAATTGTAGATAACGCGGTCGATGAGCATCTGGCCAAGTTCTGTACAGAAATCAGTGTGACGCTGCACAAAAACGGATCGGTGACTGTACATGATAATGGCCGAGGCATTCCAACCGGAATGCATAAAAGCGGCATCCCGACACCGCAGGTCGTATTTACGATTCTGCATGCTGGCGGCAAGTTTGGCGGCGGCGGATACAAGAAATCCGGCGGTTTGCACGGGGTTGGTGCGTCTGTAACCAACGCTCTGTCGGAATGGCTCGAGGTGGAAATCTACCGCGATGGCAAAATACATAAACAACGCTTTGAGTACTGGGTTGATAAAAAAGGCAAAGAGCATGTAGGTGAGCCTGTCACCGGACTTGTCGTTACGGGTACGACGCGCCAGACGGGCACAAAGGTAACCTTTAAGCCGGACAGCCGCGTGTTTCACGGTAATATTGCGCTGAACTTCGACACGCTTGGCGACCGGCTGCAGGAGATCGCGTTCCTGAACTCCGGACTCAAAGTAATCCTTAAGGATGAGCGGAGCGGACATGAGAACGTCTACTTCTACGAGGGAGGCGCCAAACAGTTCGTTGAGTTCCTCAACGAGGAGAAGTCGGTTCTTCATGAGGCGGTTCATTTTAGCGCGGAGAAGGACGAGATCGAGGTTGAGGTGGCCCTGCAATACAATGACGGCTACACCGAGACGATTGTCAGCTTCGTCAACTCGATTCCAACACGCGGCGGAGGTACGCATGAGACCGGCTTCAAGACGGCCTACACACGTATCCTCAACGATTACGCTCGGCGTGCGGCGATGCTCAAGGAGAAGGACAAAAACCTCGAAGGCGGCGACTTGCGCGAAGGCATGATGTGCGTCATCAACATCAAGATGTCTGAAGTGGAGTTCGTCGGTCAGACGAAGGATCAGCTGGGCAGCTCCAGTGCCCGCAGCGCCGTGGATGCGGTTGTAGCGGACAAAATGGCTGTTTTCATGGAGGAGAATCCGCAAGTCGGCCAGATGCTGCTCAAAAAAGCGATTCAAGCGTCGAAGGCGCGTGAGGCGGCTCGCAAAGCACGTGAGGAAATTCGCAGCGGCAAAAAGCGCAGCGAATCGTCCAATCTCGGCGGCAAGCTGACGCCAGCGCAATCCAAAGACTCTACGCGCAATGAACTGTTCATCGTCGAAGGCGACTCTGCTGGCGGCTCCGCT
- a CDS encoding ABC-2 family transporter protein has product MMDILPLIQNETLKIWKKKRFYVILLILLVLIPLFTYAQMRMSQTNADNFKDWRNQIQQQITDLQNTLASDRMPEEWKKYDRIKVQQLQYYLDHDVNPNSPDAATFTRQFMASSVSLFFPLLILALASDLVSGERTSGTIKMLLTRPVKRWKILFSKLIALTLYVSLAIITTGAVCYLISGLVFGYGGWTMPVFTGFVINSGSIDASGVHPVPQWQFVIMQSGLILGILYDNCDFGAYGVGACAQHGGKHRDDDGGCHLRQHFGRHGFLLGDGQIYFLRQYRFDRLFGGNTSADCRHGHRFLAFCAWDLDARRAHRVVRCLYETGYIELK; this is encoded by the coding sequence ATGATGGATATATTGCCGCTCATTCAGAACGAGACGTTAAAAATTTGGAAAAAGAAGCGATTCTATGTTATTCTTCTTATCCTGTTAGTGTTAATTCCGCTCTTTACCTACGCTCAGATGCGGATGTCGCAGACAAATGCCGATAATTTCAAAGATTGGCGCAACCAGATTCAGCAGCAGATCACTGATTTGCAGAATACGCTGGCAAGCGACCGGATGCCGGAGGAATGGAAGAAGTACGACCGCATCAAGGTACAGCAGCTGCAATATTACCTCGATCATGACGTCAATCCGAACAGTCCGGATGCGGCAACTTTTACTCGGCAATTTATGGCAAGCTCCGTATCCTTGTTCTTCCCGCTGCTTATTCTGGCTCTTGCTTCCGATCTCGTTTCCGGAGAGCGCACAAGTGGAACAATCAAAATGCTGTTAACCCGGCCCGTCAAGCGTTGGAAAATTCTATTTAGCAAACTAATCGCGCTGACACTATATGTTTCCTTGGCTATTATTACAACGGGTGCGGTATGTTATCTCATATCGGGATTAGTATTCGGTTATGGCGGCTGGACCATGCCGGTATTCACTGGCTTCGTCATCAACAGCGGTTCTATCGATGCCAGCGGTGTGCATCCGGTACCGCAGTGGCAGTTTGTCATCATGCAGAGCGGCCTGATTTTGGGTATCCTGTATGACAATTGCGATTTTGGCGCTTATGGTGTCGGTGCTTGTGCGCAGCACGGCGGCAAGCATCGTGACGATGATGGCGGCTGTCATCTCAGGCAGCATTTTGGCAGGCATGGCTTCCTCCTGGGAGACGGCCAAATATATTTTCTCCGTCAATATCGATTTGACCGATTATTTGGAGGGAACACCTCCGCCGATTGCAGGCATGGACATCGTTTTCTCGCTTTCTGTGCTTGGGATTTGGATGCTCGGCGCGCTCATCGTGTCGTTCGGTGTCTTTACGAAACAGGATATATTGAATTAAAATAG